From the genome of Papaver somniferum cultivar HN1 chromosome 2, ASM357369v1, whole genome shotgun sequence, one region includes:
- the LOC113354307 gene encoding DNA repair protein XRCC4-like encodes MDSSYRQTCLRLEIPGRENEQQEVIFIKGNWFDSRFELFITDGINTWICKALESEVKGRASQWDQPVSDYIETAERHLGFRQPGSTYGFVDAGDGHKRLSWTFEKQGTTLEWRWKCKPSPDNKKTTSEILDFLMDANIRLSEEVVRKAQSFDRLKLEAEKCLAQSEKFSNEKAELESALYAKFVGVLNSKKAKLRELRDRLSKQEHSGKSPQEEEESSGKTESYHEPTDQEDNSGVESSKSDVGTSKNISTSTRYSRKRKT; translated from the exons ATGGATTCCAGTTACAGGCAAACATGTTTACGACTTGAAATTCCCGGCAGAGAAAATGAACAACAAGAAGTAATTTTCATCAAAGGGAACTGGTTTGATTCTCGTTTTGAACTTTTCATTACCGACGGAATCAACACTTGGATATGCAAAG CTTTGGAAAGTGAAGTCAAAGGGAGAGCAAGTCAATGGGATCAACCTGTGTCTGATTACATTGAGACTGCTGAACGTCATCTAGGGTTTCGACAACCTGGTTCTACATATGGTTTTGTTGATGCTGGTGATGGACATAAGAGA TTGTCGTGGACATTTGAGAAGCAAGGAACAACGTTAGAATGGCGATGGAAATGTAAACCATCACCTGATAACAAAAAGACGACTTCAGAAATTCTGGATTTTCTTATGGATGCAAATATACGCCTCAGT GAAGAAGTCGTTAGAAAGGCGCAGTCATTTGACAGGTTGAAACTGGAAGCTGAAAAATGCTTAGCCCAGAGTGAGAAGTTCAGCAATGAGAAGGCAGAGCTTGAATCAGCTCTGTATGCAAAG TTTGTTGGTGTCTTAAACTCAAAAAAGGCAAAACTGAGAGAACTGCGAGACCGACTATCGAAGCAGGAACACAGTGGCAAATCACCTCAGGAAGAAGAGGAGTCATCCGGTAAAACTGAATCTTATCATGAACCAActgatcaagaagataacagtggTGTAGAATCCTCAAAGAGTGACGTTGGGACGTCAAAGAACATAAGTACAAGTACGCGCTACAGTCGAAAGAGAAAAACATAG